The region TAAAAGATATCGAGTACTGTTCCTTTTTTATGAAGTATTGATACAGTTTCAGATGTAGGAGAATATCTCCACGAAGATAAGTACTCATCGAGATAATAAAAGTCTTGTTTTGTAGCAAAACTCATGCAAAGCTCGACATCGCCAATATAACCAAATTGTTCATCCGGTTTTCCCAATTCATCATACAACGATTTTCTAAACATATACCCAGTTGGCACGCAACAAGGATATACTTTCGTTAAGAAATCTTCCATAATCTTCTTCTTTGGAACGAGCATATTTTGATCTTTGTATCGATACAGGTTATGCATTTGTCTTACGAAATAAAAACGGGGAGTTATTTCGTTTCCACGGGTATCAATAATATTAAGCGGCGCCATTACCACTCCCACACTCGGAAATTTTTCAAAAATAGTTACCATCTTTTCAACGCAACTTGAATGCAATAGGTCATCATCCAACAAATATTTCACATATTTTCCTTTAGATAAGGATACTACTTGATTTGAGTTTAAAAATGGTCCAATATTTATTTTATTTTTAATATAACGTATCTTTTTATTGTCTAAACTTTCGATATATTTCTTTGTATCATTATTTTCACTGTTATCAGATATGACAATTTCAATATTGTCATAGGTCTGATCAAGTGCAGATTTGAGAGATTTTTTGAGGTATTCCAATCGATTGTGTGTCGGGATACAAATCGAAACGAGCGGCTTTTTCATACCTTATTTTACTCTAATAATCTTTTCCGGAGGTTTGAAGAGAGTGCGGGGTCGTGAGTAATATTGCATGATATATCTTCGGTAAAAAATGGCAAGGGTATCTACAAATATCCCTTGTATAGATCGTACTGTCGCAGCGGAAGTAAGCTCCGCTAAGGTATAATCCAACTTTATCGGGGCTTCGTATATACGTTTGAATCCCGTCTGTTTTGCTACAACGAGAATTTCGAGATCTCCAGCGAATTTCTTTTCTACCAGTCTCGGCAGGATTTTTTTTAATACTTCTTTTCTGAATATTTTGATACCGGCTTGGGTATCTTTGACATTCACGCCGAACAAAAGCTTGACAAAGTAATAATAGCCGAAGCTGAGGATTTTGCGTTGAAGTGAGTAATTGACACGGGATGCCGGATGGCGCTTGGAACCGACAATGATATCGGCCTCATACCACTCCATATGCTCAAGAAGCATCGAGATACCGTTCGGGTCTATCTCCATCCCGGAGTCCAAAAACATCACATAATCGCCTCGTGATTCATGCATGCCGAGGCGTATAGCATAGCTCTTTCCCCTATTCTCTTTGTAAGCCAGTACTCTGACTTTTGGGATTTTTTTCTTTTTCAGTTTCTCGAATGTTTTATCGACCATTCCGTCCACGACCACAATTATTTCATAGTCATATCTGATAGTATCGAGTACTTTCTTTACATAAAGCACATTTTCTACGATTGTTTTTTCCTGCCGATATGCGGGAATGATGAGGGACAAGAAGTGCGCCGTATTCTCTGCCATGAGGATATTATACAAGAATTAGCTGGGCCTAATTCTCGGGATGATACCTAAACGTCTTTGCTACCATATCGAGGTCATCAAACAGTTCGGGATGAACGGTAAACAGAGAAAATACCCAACCATCCTTGATCACGTAGTAAGTAGGGTAATCACCGTCTGTAGTGTGAGTAAACAAAATAATACCCGGAGAATCATCTATTGTTATCTCTTCTTGACTTATTGCATCGAGGTGATTTATTTCAATAAGATGATCAAGATACTCTCTCAGACTTTGATAATCAGAACCTGATCGTCCGATCACGATTTCCTTCCCGTCATAATCAAGGACCACATTTGTCCACAGATCTTTCATGAGAACCGGTGTTTTGGCATCGAAAGATATCTCAAGGTTTTCCGAGGTAAAGTGCTCAACTTCTGAAGATTTTGTGACCGTGGACTCAGGTTCCTTTTTCGGTGAGGATACAAACCAGGCTACTGCGGAAAGAAGCAATATCAGAATTACAATTCCGAGAAATGTTACATTCTTTTGTGGCTTTTGTTTTTTCATGTTATGTAGTTATATGGTTAAGATTACAGAAATGCGTGACAGTTATCAATACCTGAAAAGATACTGATATATGTATTGGATAAGGTACTGATAGTATTGTTTGATTATTTTGTTTGGATTTTTATTTTTTTTCTTTTCTTTTTTCTGCTTTTTTTCTTTGTTCTTATTCGGTTGATCGGTCACAATGGGATATGGACTTTTGGTTGGCGCTGATGTGATTGTCGGTAGCGGCGTCATTGTAGGTGTTGCTCTCGGTGTGGGTGTCGGCGTTGGCGGAGGATTTTGTATTGTTATTGATGATTTCTTTATATGTTCTTCATTACCGTCGAGGTCAACCGAGAAGTACTCGAACTCATACATGCCTTCGTCCTCCAACATAAACGGCTCTGTATATACCTGCATTTCCTCTCCGTTGATTCGGTAGTAGGTATTCTCTACTCCCAGTGATTCTGCCGGCCCGTCAATTACGGAAAAACTGATAACGGCGCCGGGTAAATAGGACTCATTGAGTATTGTCCCGTCTATCTGAATGGTTGTTATCGGAGAAACGGAATCTATCCTTTCGCCCATCACTACAAAGTCAGTCAGATGATTTACTTCCGTTCTTACAGTATTTGTTGTGCCATCAAAATATGAACTTTCTTTCTGCCAGGTGGTGCCGTCGTCACTGGAATAGACTGAAACTGTATCTTTCTTGTATCTTGAAAGATCTTCGGAAACGACGGGAATGGTAATTGTGAGATATTTATCAAATGTTTTTATAATATTTCCGAATCCGTCCTCAAGTTCGATCCGTAATCTGTTTGAAAGATTATGAAGAGTACCATTCACGATATCATCAACCGTAACGGCAGGAGCCGGAGGAAGCTCCCGAAAGCGGACGATCATATCATGGCTCACAATCTGCATCGGAAACTCGACGGTACTATCCCCCACAATATATTTTTTGCCGTCAGCAGTGAGAGTATACGTCCCGCCTGCCAGCTTCTCAGTCCACAGATAATGACTTTTGTTCCCGGTCCGTGAAAGCCCGTTGTACTCGAATGAATACCCCTCCCAAGGATCTACTTCACTCCCCTGCCATCCGAAGGGATCGAGCAGACCGTCAGGGATGTTGTCATCAAAATTGCCGTCATTATTTTTGTCCTGAACGACCATAAAATGGATATGCGGACCGGTTGTTTTCCCCGTCATACCGACGCGTCCGATCATTTGTCCTGCAATTACCGTTATTGGAGAACCCGATGTAATGAGATCTTCTGAAGAAAGATGACAGTATCTTGTCTGAAATCCGTTCCCGTGATCAATCATAATCATATTTCCGCAGTTCCCCCACTGTTTGTATGTCGCAGTCCCGTTTGCTGCGGCAAGAACGGGAGTATTCAAAACTATGTCTGCCTTTCGCGACCAATCGTATCCGTCATGGCTTGAGTATTCTCTTTGTGATTTTGTTCCGTCAAATTCTGTAATTGTCGCCTCAAATTCTGTAGGCTCTGCCAAACCGCTGCTTAATAACGGATATTGGTGGTCAAAAAAGGAAGAAATTGAAAAAGCAGATTGTTGAAAAGCCGTTCCCGTACTTTCATAATCCCACGGCAATCGTAGAAAAGGAGCAACCTGTTCTGATTCGTCATCAAAATGAGCAATATACAAAGGACTGATATTAAAATATATTTTTGATACGTTATTTTCTTTTATCCAGTTAGCACACAGTTTTCTGTTGTACCGAATAAAAACCTGAGAATCAGCATATCCCAAGTGGGGATATTTCGGTCCCATGAGATGAGTAATATCAAGCGGCGGCATCGGCTTTTCTTCACAACCGCCTTCGTAAATAAACCGCTTCGAGGTGTCACTGCCGTACACTTCCAGTTGTACTCCGACATCTGCCGAACCCGTACCGTCAGGATTCATAGAAAGAAGTACTTTTCCCGACTTCCACGGGACAGGGATTGTCGTATGATACAGAATAGTCGGGAGATACGGATCGCCGACAAACTCCCGGGCGTCAGTCACTTTATACGATTTTACTTCAGCTGCATGTGCCTGCGGAGAGAAAAAAAGAATAAATATAATGGTTAATAAATGTATGTGTAATTGTATAACATTATTTTTCATATCATTAGATTAGATAAATATTTTTGTGAATGCAAGGGATGTCTGCAGATGTTTACTTATTTGTTATGTAATTATACAATCTTAAAGTGGAGAAAGTATACGGCACGTTTTAAAGGATTACTCGTGATTGATTCAATTCAACGGCCTATTCAATGAAGTACGTATCACTCAATTGTTGATTTTTGAGTAATAATAGTATACGAAAGCGATATACACTCCCAGTGTCATGACGGCAAGTATTAGCATGAACAAAGGTCCGGATGATTCCGGTCGGTCATCATTTACACTGGTCCATGTCCCTAAAACCGCTGGAGGTTCTTCATAATCCGCAGTGTTTACAGACTCATTTACGATAGGAGCTGTAGGAGTAGGTGAAAATATTACGCGGGTTGAGGATATTGTCTCAGGTGCTGTCTGCCTGCTTGCTGTGAATGTTAGTACTTTTGCAGCAGTCGGGGTTGGTGTTTTGGTCGGGCTTCGGTAGTACGGGAATGATGCCGGGTAAGCCTGACCGGAAGACGCTGCTGATTGAGTCGGAATTACAGACGGTGATACTCCCTGTACTACCG is a window of Candidatus Roizmanbacteria bacterium DNA encoding:
- a CDS encoding glycosyltransferase family 2 protein produces the protein MEYLKKSLKSALDQTYDNIEIVISDNSENNDTKKYIESLDNKKIRYIKNKINIGPFLNSNQVVSLSKGKYVKYLLDDDLLHSSCVEKMVTIFEKFPSVGVVMAPLNIIDTRGNEITPRFYFVRQMHNLYRYKDQNMLVPKKKIMEDFLTKVYPCCVPTGYMFRKSLYDELGKPDEQFGYIGDVELCMSFATKQDFYYLDEYLSSWRYSPTSETVSILHKKGTVLDIFYRVTHKYLHYTNNIQKAYFFASKRTVINIIAGIRSKNIPLIIETIKTILYNDPYILNKLYLPFDILFEVLKSFIPYEKKR
- a CDS encoding M23 family metallopeptidase, whose product is MKNNVIQLHIHLLTIIFILFFSPQAHAAEVKSYKVTDAREFVGDPYLPTILYHTTIPVPWKSGKVLLSMNPDGTGSADVGVQLEVYGSDTSKRFIYEGGCEEKPMPPLDITHLMGPKYPHLGYADSQVFIRYNRKLCANWIKENNVSKIYFNISPLYIAHFDDESEQVAPFLRLPWDYESTGTAFQQSAFSISSFFDHQYPLLSSGLAEPTEFEATITEFDGTKSQREYSSHDGYDWSRKADIVLNTPVLAAANGTATYKQWGNCGNMIMIDHGNGFQTRYCHLSSEDLITSGSPITVIAGQMIGRVGMTGKTTGPHIHFMVVQDKNNDGNFDDNIPDGLLDPFGWQGSEVDPWEGYSFEYNGLSRTGNKSHYLWTEKLAGGTYTLTADGKKYIVGDSTVEFPMQIVSHDMIVRFRELPPAPAVTVDDIVNGTLHNLSNRLRIELEDGFGNIIKTFDKYLTITIPVVSEDLSRYKKDTVSVYSSDDGTTWQKESSYFDGTTNTVRTEVNHLTDFVVMGERIDSVSPITTIQIDGTILNESYLPGAVISFSVIDGPAESLGVENTYYRINGEEMQVYTEPFMLEDEGMYEFEYFSVDLDGNEEHIKKSSITIQNPPPTPTPTPRATPTMTPLPTITSAPTKSPYPIVTDQPNKNKEKKQKKEKKKNKNPNKIIKQYYQYLIQYIYQYLFRY
- a CDS encoding glycosyltransferase, which translates into the protein MAENTAHFLSLIIPAYRQEKTIVENVLYVKKVLDTIRYDYEIIVVVDGMVDKTFEKLKKKKIPKVRVLAYKENRGKSYAIRLGMHESRGDYVMFLDSGMEIDPNGISMLLEHMEWYEADIIVGSKRHPASRVNYSLQRKILSFGYYYFVKLLFGVNVKDTQAGIKIFRKEVLKKILPRLVEKKFAGDLEILVVAKQTGFKRIYEAPIKLDYTLAELTSAATVRSIQGIFVDTLAIFYRRYIMQYYSRPRTLFKPPEKIIRVK